One Phaseolus vulgaris cultivar G19833 chromosome 2, P. vulgaris v2.0, whole genome shotgun sequence DNA window includes the following coding sequences:
- the LOC137809240 gene encoding uncharacterized protein has translation MQNVIVACDFDMKFTFVLVGWEETTSDFRILKDAFVREDPLVILEGKYYLGDADFMLKAQVITPYRRVRYHLKKYSRRDPQNVRELFNHRHSSLRNVIERTFGVLKKRFPIIASETESHYFVDTMTDIVLACCILHNFLRGVDNDDSLLKEVDRELMQGDIDASHSQTREEDYRLGSQIKNTIANEMWIGFIIDHGKGIASELFAGVCEDKKWTTNMDF, from the exons ATGCAAAACGTAATTGTTGCTTGTGATTTTGACATGAAATTCACATTTGTTCTTGTCGGATGGGAAGAAACAACCTCCGATTTCAGGATATTGAAGGATGCGTTTGTACGAGAGGATCCATTGGTCATTCTGGAAG GCAAATATTACCTTGGAGATGCAGATTTTATGCTCAAAGCCCAAGTTATAACTCCATATCGCAGAGTTCGATACCATCTAAAAAAGTATTCCCGAAGAGATCCACAAAATGTTCGTGAGTTGTTTAATCATCGTCATTCCTCACTAAGAAATGTTATCGAAAGAACATTTGGTGTCCTAAAAAAGCGATTTCCAATTATCGCTAGCGAAACAGAGTCTCATTACTTTGTGGACACTATGACCGATATTGTTTTAGCATGTTGTATTCTTCATAACTTTCTTCGCGGGGTGGATAATGATGACTCTTTGTTGAAAGAAGTTGACCGTGAGTTGATGCAAGGAGATATAGATGCGTCACACTCGCAAACGCGTGAGGAAGACTATAGGCTCGGGTCACAAATTAAGAATACTATAGCGAATGAAATGTGGATAG GTTTTATCATAGATCACGGGAAGGGTATTGCTTCAGAGTTATTTGCAGGTGTCTGTGAAGACAAAAAATGGACTACCAACATGGATTTCTGA